One stretch of Xiphophorus maculatus strain JP 163 A chromosome 19, X_maculatus-5.0-male, whole genome shotgun sequence DNA includes these proteins:
- the ccdc94 gene encoding coiled-coil domain-containing protein 94 → MSERKVLNKYYPPDFDPAKIPKLKLPKDRQYVVRLMAPFNMRCKTCGEYIYKGKKFNARKETVQNELYMGLPIFRFYIKCTRCLAEITFKTDPENTDYAMEHGATRNFQAEKLIEEEEKRIQQEREDEELNNPMKVLENRTKDSKLEMEVLENLQELKELNQRQALVDFEGMIDKYRELEKREREREKEEDERETKEMLERVLVKRLRDSDSDSDREEESSSQSKTSCADKPTDILTTDKTDVQGASSGGVKRAKVENWEKSVGTLRGRGALSSLVVRKKPTAMDKRPTAEEATVSPVSKADSKTSTGDSTDAPKSSVSSSLSLLGAYSDSDSNDSE, encoded by the exons ATGTCCGAAAGAAAAGTCTTGAAT AAATACTACCCTCCGGACTTCGATCCTGCCAAAATCCCCAAACTTAAACTCCCGAAAGATCGTCAGTATGTGGTCAGATTGATGGCTCCGTTCAATATGAG GTGTAAAACATGTGGTGAGTACATCTACAAGGGAAAGAAATTCAACGCTCGTAAAGAGACCGTTCAGAACGAACTATACATGGGACTCCCGATCTTCCGATTCTACATCAAATGCACTCGGTGTCTTGCTGAGATCACATTTAAG ACTGACCCAGAGAATACGGACTACGCCATGGAGCATGGCGCAACACGTAACTTCCAGGCTGAGAAACTCattgaggaagaggagaagaggaTCCAGCAGGAGAGGGAAGATGAGGAATTGAACAACCCCATGAAG GTGTTAGAAAATCGCACAAAGGATTCCAAGTTGGAGATGGAAGTTCTGGAGAACCTCCAGGAACTGAAGGAGCTGAACCAGAGGCAGGCTCTGGTGGACTTCGAGGGAATGATCGATAAATATAGAGAGctggaaaagagagagagggagcgagAAAAAGAGGAGGATGAGCGCGAAACGAA agagaTGTTGGAGCGTGTGCTTGTGAAAAGACTGAGAGACTCTGACTCCGAttcagacagagaggaagagagcagCAGCCAGTCAAAGACGTCCTGTGCAGACAAACCAACAGATATCCTCACCACTGACAAAACTGATGTGCAG GGAGCTTCATCTGGTGGAGTAAAGAGGGCCAAGGTGGAGAACTGGGAGAAGAGTGTTGGAACCCTGAGAGGTCGGGGGGCGTTAAGCTCCCTGGTGGTGCGAAAGAAACCAACGGCAATGGATAAAAGACCCACTGCAGAGGAAGCAACTGTTTCTCCTGTATCAAAAGCAG attcAAAGACATCAACGGGTGACTCCACGGATGCTCCTAAATCCAGCGTTTCGTCATCTCTCAGCCTGCTGGGGGCGTATTCAGACAGCGACAGCAATGACAGCGAGTGA
- the LOC102227845 gene encoding microtubule-associated protein 1S-like isoform X2 has translation MASGRVLEREVQEEPKTATLDFCPHKYSLLAVIGRTARHRQTEHIRQEIERGIRSWDVDLKSCNLDLFLQEFLSHHTASFKGAGQKCLRHCTKVLDTQVLISPSQELAHSEVFALLSRDSAHKLLILAGLSVEESGELLFHRGHLSPDHLRRLITEQFPDQESSTSCPKINLTLSCPNIGHWRKILLENPPLQGPLALRINPEEVLPAMESLGEFTSLISATICPASAFDLLPPPTTVGFLKLSRPCCYVFPAGRGDCAFFAVNGFTVLVDGGSDSQACFWKLVRHLDRVDAVLLTHVGTENLPGAVSFLERKVAEKELSHDVKDDLSKRLISPELGVVFFNAPSRLQAEQHSFADNVLKSTQQAAITLQLLKKLDIRPQPLFRPQGVPVKPLTLFQKMGVGQLDLYILTPGKSSQEYETFIQNWPDGVSSLSQSLTALVSVSALLVWHPACPQEKVVRVLFPGATPQAKLLQGLEKLKGLDFLQKPTVTTGDLERQGEDRKAKRTESLDSGRSIGKEGTAKQGKERGAREEGKDSLVKEKIKTLSGTKDTDKAKIKEGGIKRKSSLSEKNTLKKGLGKDGKKEEKTGNKEENSVKRTEQIKREGVPSKTKKDNKTKPKKDARNDKTGEKKSQKSSANETNNDKKVLANNNVTEQNRGSLSKIQEPDCPGTDARDHKKETEAEEKQRGSKMSTPEDMTADFVKLKEKSELEVAQLETAAFCEDACNKAGERFIQEAAGGLEITKVEGGDSLVQNIHGRSGKAAVDSQRNHPDASIESSKPAKVVGFPSPLNKSYKNDHTVQQDTTPTEYTLLDGALKHSPPSRSSPENQAPNSPEEETVEPVSPDSRPNSAGHTPYCLSPDDMWCNRATLNRLQALHSAGVYEAIGSSGQSEEEVCKTKSATENRKEKHLSFLSLGTCKESSSEPSPSVATTTTTTHSLPAEVSSPQSTEVDESLSMSFEQGPSAGSQREGDDGVYLSHSNGGYYVGMSLPMKKPPRSLGQSSEMGRPAAPNTLPFEASAHDVDLCLVSPCEFKHFKPPDSSSGTSEACKEVSGPNHHGNNNNNPKDRSPSESNAPVCTEDCPSTTADGVLDSDSDDSCSDPSNSPCNHDMSQTLPPDPLPAPLRDSPPLPPHPDTSMPVPQSDSEAHGKRAKNTSTRGKKFPGIIDAPQKPGSGKTKTGSQSGATKGNLSSARTLSSSTRSAPAKSSPAPNSKAPSAGEVSIYVDLTYIPSGASSPTVTVDFFRCIRSSCYIISGNSPEREELMRQTLDALLDGKGSWPEIMQVTVIPTFESVSMQEWYHQTLDRQRELNITVLGSNSTVAMQEETFPACKIEF, from the exons ATGGCGTCCGGCCGGGTGTTGGAGAGGGAGGTCCAGGAGGAGCCGAAGACCGCAACCCTGGACTTCTGCCCCCACAAATACTCCCTGCTGGCTGTCATCGGACGGACGGCCCgccacagacagacagagcacATCCGGCAGGAGATCGAGCGAG GTATTCGGTCATGGGACGTGGACCTAAAATCCTGCAACCTGGATCTCTTTCTGCAAGAGTTCCTCTCCCATCACACTGCGTCTTTTAAAGGTGCAG GGCAGAAGTGTCTTCGCCACTGTACCAAAGTGTTGGACACACAAGTGCTGATCAGTCCATCTCAGGAACTGGCTCAttcagag GTGTTCGCCCTGCTGTCCAGAGACTCTGCTCATAAGCTGCTGATCTTGGCTGGCCTGAGTGTGGAGGAAAGCGGAGAGCTGCTGTTTCACAGAGGACACTTGTCTCCTGACCACCTCAGACGATTAATAACAGAGCAG TTCCCAGATCAGGAGAGCTCCACCTCCTGCCCCAAGATCAATTTGACCCTCAGCTGTCCCAACATCGGACACTGGAGAAAGATCCTCCTGGAAAATCCACCCCTGCAAGGTCCCCTGGCGCTGCGAATCAACCCCGAGGAGGTGCTGCCGGCCATGGAGTCTCTGGGGGAATTCACATCACTCATCTCTGCCACCATCTGCCCCGCATCCGCCTTCGACCTCCTGCCACCTCCCACCACCGTGGGGTTCCTCAAGCTGTCCCGCCCCTGCTGCTACGTGTTCCCCGCCGGGCGCGGCGACTGCGCTTTCTTCGCGGTTAACGGGTTCACCGTGCTGGTGGACGGAGGCTCGGACTCTCAGGCCTGTTTCTGGAAGCTGGTCCGCCACCTGGACAGAGTCGATGCGGTTCTGTTGACCCACGTGGGCACAGAGAACCTCCCCGGTGCCGTCTCCTTCCTAGAAAGGAAGGTGGCTGAGAAGGAGCTGAGCCATGATGTTAAAG ATGACTTGTCAAAGAGGCTTATCTCTCCAGAGCTAGGAGTTGTTTTCTTCAACGCTCCCAGCAGGTTGCAGGCGGAACAACATTCTT TTGCAGACAATGTGTTGAAGAGTACACAGCAGGCCGCCATAACTTTACAGCTCTTGAAGAAGTTAGACATTAGGCCACAACCGTTGTTTCGGCCACAAGGAGTCCCCGTGAAGCCGCTCACCTTGTTTCAAAAGATGGGAGTGGGACAGCTGGATTTGTACATCCTCACACCAGGCAAGAGCAGCCAGGAATATGAGACGTTCATACAGAACTGGCCTGACGGAGTCTCGtcactgtcacagagtctcacTGCGTTGGTCTCAGTCTCTGCCCTGCTTGTGTGGCATCCAGCGTGTCCTCAAGAGAAGGTGGTCAGAGTGCTGTTCCCTGGTGCAACTCCACAGGCAAAACTGCTTCAGGGGCTGGAGAAGCTCAAAGGATTGGACTTTCTTCAGAAGCCAACAGTAACTACCGGAGACCTCGAAAGACAGGGGGAGGACAGGAAGGCCAAGAGGACGGAGAGCTTGGACAGTGGCCGGTCAATAGGGAAAGAGGGAACAGCCAAGCAAGGGAAAGAACGAGGAGCTAGAGAAGAAGGAAAGGATTCATTAGtgaaagaaaagataaagacGTTAAGTGGAACTAAAGATACTGATAAAGCTAAAATCAAGGAGGGGGGCATAAAACGTAAATCATCACTATCAGAGAAGAATACTTTAAAGAAAGGGTTAGggaaggatggaaaaaaagaggagaaaactggCAACAAAGAGGAGAACAGTGTTAAAAGGACTGAGCAGATAAAAAGAGAAGGAGTCCCATCGAAAACCAAGAAGGACAATAAAACGAAACCAAAAAAGGACGcaagaaatgacaaaacaggAGAGAAGAAATCTCAAAAGTCATCagcaaatgaaacaaacaatgaCAAGAAAGTTCTTGCAAATAATAACGTAACAGAACAAAACCGAGGGTCTTTGTCAAAAATCCAAGAGCCAGATTGCCCTGGTACTGATGCTCGAGATCACAAGAAGGAGACTGAAGCTGAGGAGAAGCAGCGCGGCTCCAAGATGTCCACCCCAGAGGATATGACGGCTGATTTTGTCAAGCTCAAGGAGAAAAGCGAACTGGAAGTAGCCCAATTGGAAACTGCAGCCTTTTGTGAAGATGCATGCAATAAGGCTGGTGAAAGATTTATACAGGAAGCAGCAGGTGGTTTGGAAATAACAAAAGTAGAGGGTGGTGACAGTTTAGTGCAAAATATCCATGGGAGGAGTGGGAAAGCAGCAGTAGACAGCCAACGAAACCATCCAGATGCGTCGATAGAATCTAGTAAACCTGCAAAGGTTGTAGGATTCCCATCTCCTTTGAACAAATCTTACAAAAATGATCACACAGTCCAGCAGGACACAACCCCAACCGAGTACACACTGCTGGACGGGGCTTTGAAGCACTCCCCTCCCTCGCGCTCCTCTCCGGAAAACCAGGCCCCCAACAGTCCCGAAGAGGAGACAGTTGAGCCAGTGTCCCCTGACTCACGTCCCAACAGTGCAGGCCACACTCCCTACTGCCTGTCCCCAGACGACATGTGGTGCAACAGAGCCACGCTGAACCGACTTCAGGCCCTCCATTCAGCTGGTGTTTACGAGGCAATTGGGTCATCTGGCCAAAGCGAAGAGGAGGTTTGCAAGACCAAAAGTGCTACTGAAAACCGCAAAGAGAAGCATctaagttttctttctttgggcACATGTAAAGAGAGTTCTTCGGAACCCTCGCCGTCTGTAGccacaaccaccaccaccacgcACTCATTACCAGCGGAGGTGAGCTCGCCCCAGTCGACAGAAGTAGATGAATCTTTGTCAATGTCCTTTGAGCAGGGACCGAGCGCTGGAAGCCAGAGAGAAGGAGATGATGGTGTTTATCTCTCCCACTCTAATGGAGGGTATTATGTGGGAATGTCTTTGCCAATGAAGAAGCCTCCCAGATCTTTGGGTCAGAGTTCAGAGATGGGGCGACCCGCTGCACCGAACACTCTCCCTTTTGAGGCATCGGCTCATGACGTGGACCTTTGTTTGGTTTCTCCTTGTGAGTTCAAGCATTTCAAACCCCCCGACTCAAGCTCAGGCACCAGTGAAGCCTGCAAAGAAGTCAGCGGCCcaaatcaccatggcaacaacaataacaacccAAAGGACAGGTCACCCAGTGAGTCAAATGCCCCTGTCTGCACAGAGGACTGCCCGTCCACCACAGCAGATGGAGTTTTGGATTCGGACTCTGATGATTCATGTAGTGACCCATCCAACTCCCCCTGTAATCACGACATGAGTCAGACTTTGCCCCCAGACCCTCTGCCAGCCCCTCTCAGAGACAGTCCACCGCTGCCTCCCCATCCTGACACCTCCATGCCAGTTCCCCAGTCTGACTCTGAAGCTCACGGGAAGAGAGCAAAAAACACTTCAACCCGGGGAAAGAAGTTTCCAGGG ATTATCGATGCCCCCCAAAAACCAGGCTCAGGGAAAACCAAAACAGGGAGCCAAAGTGGAGCCACCAAAGGGAATCTCTCCAGCGCTCGAACACTTTCCTCCAGCACTCGCTCGGCACCAGCAAAATCATCACCAGCTCCTA ACTCTAAGGCTCCCTCTGCTGGTGAAGTCAGTATTTATGTGGATTTGACTTATATCCCATCTGGAGCCTCCTCTCCCACAGTCACTGTGGACTTCTTCAGGTGCATCCGCTCCTCCTGCTACATCATCAGCGGAAACAGTCCGGAGCGAGAGGAACTAATGAGACAAACTCTGGATGCTCTGCTGGATGGCAAGGGATCCTGGCCAGAAATCATGCag GTGACGGTGATCCCCACCTTTGAGTCGGTGTCGATGCAGGAGTGGTACCACCAAACCCTGGACAGGCAGCGGGAGCTGAACATCACTGTGTTGGGCTCAAACAGCACTGTTGCCATGCAGGAAGAGACTTTTCCTGCCTGCAAGATCGAATTCTGA
- the LOC102228100 gene encoding interferon-induced protein 44-like has translation MSAVTSSLSKHQENNLLSLFSYARLHLLYKASIHGFTAAAFHGRCDQQGPTVIVAYNAAGFVFGAYTSKDYARSGAAVSDGEAFLYSIRAEKDKPLRVGCVSGKPAFTDGDPGPNFGDLVFLHEDKPAVQSNPGNCFIFQEAEMHGNDLALTEFEVYRVEGLGDLLEKPWRNIQWTSEKKQQLMTSIQNYLPEIKAVNQARVLLVGPVGAGKSSFFNSINSAFRGNMTCQAITGTAGTSVTTQFRAYTIKAGRRGGTLPLILCDTMGLEENADTGLNVDDVVSIFKGHMKDRYQFSSCSSILEDSPGYQKHVTLNDTIHCVAYVIDTCKVSLLSEKMLDKLTAIRKKANQLGIPQILLMTKVDEACPLVAKDLKNVYRSVYIQKKARQLSDFLGIPLSYVLPVKNYSEELELDQNTDILLFMVLEQILNYADSYFENQITDDQDGSNGPELYRSIDPRRVVSQRDEPKIV, from the exons ATGTCTGCAGTCACATCCAGTCTGTCCAAACATCAGGAGAACAATCTGCTGTCTCTCTTCAGCTACGCCAGACTCCACCTCCTTTACAAGGCCAGCATCCATGGCTTCACTGCAGCTGCCTTCCACGGCCGCTGTGACCAGCAGGGACCCACAGTCATTGTGGCCTACAACGCTGCAGGGTTTGTCTTTGGGGCTTACACGTCCAAGGACTACGCCAGGAGCGGAGCGGCTGTCAGTGATGGGGAGGCTTTCCTTTACAGCATCCGTGCTGAGAAAGACAAACCGCTCAGAGTCGGGTGTGTCAGTGGGAAGCCTGCCTTCACAGATGGAGACCCCGGTCCAAACTTTGGTGACTTGGTTTTCTTGCATGAGGACAAGCCTGCAGTGCAGTCCAATCCAGGCAACTGcttcatcttccaggaagcagAGATGCACGGGAATGACTTGGCACTGACAGAGTTTGAGGTTTATCGGGTTGAAG GTCTAGGAGATCTCCTGGAGAAACCTTGGAGAAACATCCAGTGGACGTCTGA AAAAAAGCAACAGCTGATGACAAGCATCCAGAACTATCTGCCTGAAATCAAAGCAGTCAATCAAGCCCGTGTGTTGCTGGTGGGCCCTGTTGGGGCCGGCAAGTCGAGCTTTTTTAACTCCATCAACTCCGCATTTCGAGGCAACATGACATGCCAAGCCATCACAGGCACGGCAGGGACAAGTGTGACCACTCAG TTTCGCGCCTACACCATTAAGGCAGGAAGACGTGGCGGGACTCTTCCTCTGATCCTCTGTGACACAATGGGGCTGGAGGAAAACGCTGACACCGGCTTGAACGTTGACGACGTAGTCAGCATCTTCAAGGGGCACATGAAGGACCGCTACCAG TTTAGTAGCTGTTCATCAATCCTAGAAGATTCTCCAGGCTATCAGAAACACGTGACCCTGAACGACACGATTCACTGCGTGGCGTACGTCATCGACACCTGCAAGGTGTCACTTCTCAGCGAGAAAATGCTGGACAAGCTCACTGCCATTCGGAAGAAGGCCAACCAACTTG GAATCCCTCAGATTTTGTTGATGACCAAAGTGGATGAAGCCTGTCCACTAGTGGCAAAGGACTTGAAAAATGTGTATCGCAGTGTTTACATCCAGAAGAAG GCCCGCCAGTTGAGTGATTTCCTGGGCATTCCTTTGTCCTATGTGCTGCCAGTGAAAAACTACAGCGAGGAGCTGGAACTGGATCAGAACACCGACATACTGCTGTTTATGGTCTTGGAACAAATCCTCAACTATGCAGACAGCTACTTTGAAAACCAGATTACAGATGATCAGGATGGAAGCAATGGACCGGAGCTCTACAGATCCATCGATCCCCGCCGAGTTGTGTCACAACGTGACGAGCCTAAGATTGTTTAG
- the LOC102227845 gene encoding microtubule-associated protein 1S-like isoform X1, with product MASGRVLEREVQEEPKTATLDFCPHKYSLLAVIGRTARHRQTEHIRQEIERGIRSWDVDLKSCNLDLFLQEFLSHHTASFKGAASPGQKCLRHCTKVLDTQVLISPSQELAHSEVFALLSRDSAHKLLILAGLSVEESGELLFHRGHLSPDHLRRLITEQFPDQESSTSCPKINLTLSCPNIGHWRKILLENPPLQGPLALRINPEEVLPAMESLGEFTSLISATICPASAFDLLPPPTTVGFLKLSRPCCYVFPAGRGDCAFFAVNGFTVLVDGGSDSQACFWKLVRHLDRVDAVLLTHVGTENLPGAVSFLERKVAEKELSHDVKDDLSKRLISPELGVVFFNAPSRLQAEQHSFADNVLKSTQQAAITLQLLKKLDIRPQPLFRPQGVPVKPLTLFQKMGVGQLDLYILTPGKSSQEYETFIQNWPDGVSSLSQSLTALVSVSALLVWHPACPQEKVVRVLFPGATPQAKLLQGLEKLKGLDFLQKPTVTTGDLERQGEDRKAKRTESLDSGRSIGKEGTAKQGKERGAREEGKDSLVKEKIKTLSGTKDTDKAKIKEGGIKRKSSLSEKNTLKKGLGKDGKKEEKTGNKEENSVKRTEQIKREGVPSKTKKDNKTKPKKDARNDKTGEKKSQKSSANETNNDKKVLANNNVTEQNRGSLSKIQEPDCPGTDARDHKKETEAEEKQRGSKMSTPEDMTADFVKLKEKSELEVAQLETAAFCEDACNKAGERFIQEAAGGLEITKVEGGDSLVQNIHGRSGKAAVDSQRNHPDASIESSKPAKVVGFPSPLNKSYKNDHTVQQDTTPTEYTLLDGALKHSPPSRSSPENQAPNSPEEETVEPVSPDSRPNSAGHTPYCLSPDDMWCNRATLNRLQALHSAGVYEAIGSSGQSEEEVCKTKSATENRKEKHLSFLSLGTCKESSSEPSPSVATTTTTTHSLPAEVSSPQSTEVDESLSMSFEQGPSAGSQREGDDGVYLSHSNGGYYVGMSLPMKKPPRSLGQSSEMGRPAAPNTLPFEASAHDVDLCLVSPCEFKHFKPPDSSSGTSEACKEVSGPNHHGNNNNNPKDRSPSESNAPVCTEDCPSTTADGVLDSDSDDSCSDPSNSPCNHDMSQTLPPDPLPAPLRDSPPLPPHPDTSMPVPQSDSEAHGKRAKNTSTRGKKFPGIIDAPQKPGSGKTKTGSQSGATKGNLSSARTLSSSTRSAPAKSSPAPNSKAPSAGEVSIYVDLTYIPSGASSPTVTVDFFRCIRSSCYIISGNSPEREELMRQTLDALLDGKGSWPEIMQVTVIPTFESVSMQEWYHQTLDRQRELNITVLGSNSTVAMQEETFPACKIEF from the exons ATGGCGTCCGGCCGGGTGTTGGAGAGGGAGGTCCAGGAGGAGCCGAAGACCGCAACCCTGGACTTCTGCCCCCACAAATACTCCCTGCTGGCTGTCATCGGACGGACGGCCCgccacagacagacagagcacATCCGGCAGGAGATCGAGCGAG GTATTCGGTCATGGGACGTGGACCTAAAATCCTGCAACCTGGATCTCTTTCTGCAAGAGTTCCTCTCCCATCACACTGCGTCTTTTAAAGGTGCAG ccTCTCCAGGGCAGAAGTGTCTTCGCCACTGTACCAAAGTGTTGGACACACAAGTGCTGATCAGTCCATCTCAGGAACTGGCTCAttcagag GTGTTCGCCCTGCTGTCCAGAGACTCTGCTCATAAGCTGCTGATCTTGGCTGGCCTGAGTGTGGAGGAAAGCGGAGAGCTGCTGTTTCACAGAGGACACTTGTCTCCTGACCACCTCAGACGATTAATAACAGAGCAG TTCCCAGATCAGGAGAGCTCCACCTCCTGCCCCAAGATCAATTTGACCCTCAGCTGTCCCAACATCGGACACTGGAGAAAGATCCTCCTGGAAAATCCACCCCTGCAAGGTCCCCTGGCGCTGCGAATCAACCCCGAGGAGGTGCTGCCGGCCATGGAGTCTCTGGGGGAATTCACATCACTCATCTCTGCCACCATCTGCCCCGCATCCGCCTTCGACCTCCTGCCACCTCCCACCACCGTGGGGTTCCTCAAGCTGTCCCGCCCCTGCTGCTACGTGTTCCCCGCCGGGCGCGGCGACTGCGCTTTCTTCGCGGTTAACGGGTTCACCGTGCTGGTGGACGGAGGCTCGGACTCTCAGGCCTGTTTCTGGAAGCTGGTCCGCCACCTGGACAGAGTCGATGCGGTTCTGTTGACCCACGTGGGCACAGAGAACCTCCCCGGTGCCGTCTCCTTCCTAGAAAGGAAGGTGGCTGAGAAGGAGCTGAGCCATGATGTTAAAG ATGACTTGTCAAAGAGGCTTATCTCTCCAGAGCTAGGAGTTGTTTTCTTCAACGCTCCCAGCAGGTTGCAGGCGGAACAACATTCTT TTGCAGACAATGTGTTGAAGAGTACACAGCAGGCCGCCATAACTTTACAGCTCTTGAAGAAGTTAGACATTAGGCCACAACCGTTGTTTCGGCCACAAGGAGTCCCCGTGAAGCCGCTCACCTTGTTTCAAAAGATGGGAGTGGGACAGCTGGATTTGTACATCCTCACACCAGGCAAGAGCAGCCAGGAATATGAGACGTTCATACAGAACTGGCCTGACGGAGTCTCGtcactgtcacagagtctcacTGCGTTGGTCTCAGTCTCTGCCCTGCTTGTGTGGCATCCAGCGTGTCCTCAAGAGAAGGTGGTCAGAGTGCTGTTCCCTGGTGCAACTCCACAGGCAAAACTGCTTCAGGGGCTGGAGAAGCTCAAAGGATTGGACTTTCTTCAGAAGCCAACAGTAACTACCGGAGACCTCGAAAGACAGGGGGAGGACAGGAAGGCCAAGAGGACGGAGAGCTTGGACAGTGGCCGGTCAATAGGGAAAGAGGGAACAGCCAAGCAAGGGAAAGAACGAGGAGCTAGAGAAGAAGGAAAGGATTCATTAGtgaaagaaaagataaagacGTTAAGTGGAACTAAAGATACTGATAAAGCTAAAATCAAGGAGGGGGGCATAAAACGTAAATCATCACTATCAGAGAAGAATACTTTAAAGAAAGGGTTAGggaaggatggaaaaaaagaggagaaaactggCAACAAAGAGGAGAACAGTGTTAAAAGGACTGAGCAGATAAAAAGAGAAGGAGTCCCATCGAAAACCAAGAAGGACAATAAAACGAAACCAAAAAAGGACGcaagaaatgacaaaacaggAGAGAAGAAATCTCAAAAGTCATCagcaaatgaaacaaacaatgaCAAGAAAGTTCTTGCAAATAATAACGTAACAGAACAAAACCGAGGGTCTTTGTCAAAAATCCAAGAGCCAGATTGCCCTGGTACTGATGCTCGAGATCACAAGAAGGAGACTGAAGCTGAGGAGAAGCAGCGCGGCTCCAAGATGTCCACCCCAGAGGATATGACGGCTGATTTTGTCAAGCTCAAGGAGAAAAGCGAACTGGAAGTAGCCCAATTGGAAACTGCAGCCTTTTGTGAAGATGCATGCAATAAGGCTGGTGAAAGATTTATACAGGAAGCAGCAGGTGGTTTGGAAATAACAAAAGTAGAGGGTGGTGACAGTTTAGTGCAAAATATCCATGGGAGGAGTGGGAAAGCAGCAGTAGACAGCCAACGAAACCATCCAGATGCGTCGATAGAATCTAGTAAACCTGCAAAGGTTGTAGGATTCCCATCTCCTTTGAACAAATCTTACAAAAATGATCACACAGTCCAGCAGGACACAACCCCAACCGAGTACACACTGCTGGACGGGGCTTTGAAGCACTCCCCTCCCTCGCGCTCCTCTCCGGAAAACCAGGCCCCCAACAGTCCCGAAGAGGAGACAGTTGAGCCAGTGTCCCCTGACTCACGTCCCAACAGTGCAGGCCACACTCCCTACTGCCTGTCCCCAGACGACATGTGGTGCAACAGAGCCACGCTGAACCGACTTCAGGCCCTCCATTCAGCTGGTGTTTACGAGGCAATTGGGTCATCTGGCCAAAGCGAAGAGGAGGTTTGCAAGACCAAAAGTGCTACTGAAAACCGCAAAGAGAAGCATctaagttttctttctttgggcACATGTAAAGAGAGTTCTTCGGAACCCTCGCCGTCTGTAGccacaaccaccaccaccacgcACTCATTACCAGCGGAGGTGAGCTCGCCCCAGTCGACAGAAGTAGATGAATCTTTGTCAATGTCCTTTGAGCAGGGACCGAGCGCTGGAAGCCAGAGAGAAGGAGATGATGGTGTTTATCTCTCCCACTCTAATGGAGGGTATTATGTGGGAATGTCTTTGCCAATGAAGAAGCCTCCCAGATCTTTGGGTCAGAGTTCAGAGATGGGGCGACCCGCTGCACCGAACACTCTCCCTTTTGAGGCATCGGCTCATGACGTGGACCTTTGTTTGGTTTCTCCTTGTGAGTTCAAGCATTTCAAACCCCCCGACTCAAGCTCAGGCACCAGTGAAGCCTGCAAAGAAGTCAGCGGCCcaaatcaccatggcaacaacaataacaacccAAAGGACAGGTCACCCAGTGAGTCAAATGCCCCTGTCTGCACAGAGGACTGCCCGTCCACCACAGCAGATGGAGTTTTGGATTCGGACTCTGATGATTCATGTAGTGACCCATCCAACTCCCCCTGTAATCACGACATGAGTCAGACTTTGCCCCCAGACCCTCTGCCAGCCCCTCTCAGAGACAGTCCACCGCTGCCTCCCCATCCTGACACCTCCATGCCAGTTCCCCAGTCTGACTCTGAAGCTCACGGGAAGAGAGCAAAAAACACTTCAACCCGGGGAAAGAAGTTTCCAGGG ATTATCGATGCCCCCCAAAAACCAGGCTCAGGGAAAACCAAAACAGGGAGCCAAAGTGGAGCCACCAAAGGGAATCTCTCCAGCGCTCGAACACTTTCCTCCAGCACTCGCTCGGCACCAGCAAAATCATCACCAGCTCCTA ACTCTAAGGCTCCCTCTGCTGGTGAAGTCAGTATTTATGTGGATTTGACTTATATCCCATCTGGAGCCTCCTCTCCCACAGTCACTGTGGACTTCTTCAGGTGCATCCGCTCCTCCTGCTACATCATCAGCGGAAACAGTCCGGAGCGAGAGGAACTAATGAGACAAACTCTGGATGCTCTGCTGGATGGCAAGGGATCCTGGCCAGAAATCATGCag GTGACGGTGATCCCCACCTTTGAGTCGGTGTCGATGCAGGAGTGGTACCACCAAACCCTGGACAGGCAGCGGGAGCTGAACATCACTGTGTTGGGCTCAAACAGCACTGTTGCCATGCAGGAAGAGACTTTTCCTGCCTGCAAGATCGAATTCTGA
- the LOC102217245 gene encoding cocaine- and amphetamine-regulated transcript protein-like: MVSVRTLLFLLTATCCAYLRTSRAEESSLETRSVDFTLKTQQEKDLIDALQEVLEKLRNKEMPLEKKLGWLPSCDAGEPCAVRKGARIGTLCSCPRGTACNFYVLKCL; encoded by the exons ATGGTCAGCGTCCggaccctcctcttcctcctcacggCCACCTGCTGCGCCTACCTGCGGACGTCCCGAGCCGAGGAGTCCTCGCTGGAGACACGCTCCGTAGACTTCACCCTGAAAACCCAGCAGGAGAAAGACCTG ATTGATGCTTTGCAAGAAGTTCTAGAAAAgctgagaaacaaagaaatgccCCTGGAGAAGAAGCTTGGCTGGTTACCCTCA TGTGACGCAGGGGAGCCGTGCGCCGTGCGTAAAGGCGCACGCATCGGCACCCTGTGCAGCTGTCCACGGGGGACTGCCTGTAACTTCTACGTCCTCAAATGCTTGTAA